In Chloracidobacterium sp., the following proteins share a genomic window:
- a CDS encoding acyltransferase: MSRIVKGGLIQAHNVGGSDGPIEEIKKANIDHQMKFVEAAAVQGVQVLCFQEIFTTPYFCAEQQTRWYEAVERIPDGPTVKLMQDVAKQYGMVLVVPIYEEEQTGVYYNSAAVIDADGKFLGTYRKTHIPHVNPGFWEKFYFRPGNLGYPCFDTAVGRIGVYICYDRHFPEGARCLGLNGAEIIFNPSATVAGLSEYLWKLEQPAHAVANGYFVGAINRVGTEAPWNIGEFYGQSYFCDPRGQMLAVGTRDQDELVVADLDMDKIREVRNTWQFFRDRRPDAYDAIVAD, encoded by the coding sequence ATGTCACGAATTGTCAAAGGGGGCCTAATACAGGCACACAATGTGGGCGGCTCAGATGGGCCGATCGAGGAGATCAAGAAGGCGAACATCGACCATCAGATGAAATTCGTCGAGGCGGCGGCGGTCCAGGGCGTGCAGGTGTTGTGCTTTCAGGAGATATTTACGACGCCGTACTTTTGTGCCGAGCAGCAGACGCGTTGGTACGAGGCGGTTGAGCGAATTCCCGACGGTCCGACGGTCAAGCTGATGCAGGACGTCGCCAAGCAGTACGGCATGGTCCTTGTCGTGCCGATCTATGAGGAAGAACAGACGGGCGTCTATTACAACTCGGCCGCCGTGATAGACGCGGACGGCAAGTTTCTCGGTACATATCGCAAGACTCACATTCCGCACGTCAATCCGGGATTTTGGGAGAAATTCTATTTTCGCCCTGGCAATCTCGGCTATCCGTGTTTTGACACGGCGGTCGGGCGCATCGGTGTTTATATTTGCTATGACCGGCATTTTCCGGAAGGGGCGAGATGCTTGGGCCTGAACGGTGCCGAGATCATCTTTAATCCGTCGGCGACGGTTGCGGGTTTGAGCGAATATCTGTGGAAGCTCGAACAGCCCGCGCATGCAGTGGCGAATGGCTATTTTGTAGGTGCCATTAATCGCGTAGGTACTGAGGCACCATGGAACATCGGCGAATTCTACGGCCAGAGCTATTTCTGCGATCCGCGTGGACAGATGCTTGCCGTAGGAACTCGCGATCAGGACGAACTTGTCGTCGCCGACCTTGATATGGACAAGATCCGCGAGGTGCGGAACACGTGGCAATTCTTCCGCGACCGCCGACCCGATGCATATGACGCGATCGTGGCGGATTAG